In Populus alba chromosome 1, ASM523922v2, whole genome shotgun sequence, a single window of DNA contains:
- the LOC118034065 gene encoding large ribosomal subunit protein uL30z produces MAEAEPQALTYIPEVILKKRKHKEESIALTRKTQLELGQNGGKKRRMDDIKRPEQFVREFRDKELDLIRMKQRTKRAKSALSIPNSKLLFVIRIHGKNDMHPKTRNILYKLRLTRIFHGVFLKATPGVLELLQKVEPYVTYGYPNVKNVSDLIYKKGYGKIDNKRVPLIDNNIIEQALGKHGIVCIEDIVHEVVNAGPHFKEISSFLGSFSLNKPKEGLMGKKALYIDGGDTGNRENQINDLINKMN; encoded by the exons ATGGCAGAAGCGGAGCCGCAGGCATTGACGTATATACCGGAGGTGATATTGAAGAAAAGGAAGCATAAGGAAGAATCAATTGCTCTTACGAGGAAAACTCAGTTGGAGTTGGGGCAAAATGGAGGGAAGAAGAGGAGAATGGACGATATCAAAAGGCCCGAACAGTTTGTCAGGGAGTTTAGGGACAAG GAATTGGATCTCATCCGTATGAAACAGAGGACCAAGAGAGCAAAATCAGCATTATCTATACCAAATTCGAAGCTCCTATTTGTCATTCGCATACATGG AAAAAATGACATGCATCCAAAAACTAGGAACATCTTATACAAACTGAGATTGACAAGAATCTTTCACGGTGTCTTCTTGAAGGCCACCCCAGGGGTATTAGAATTGCTGCAAAAGGTGGAGCCATATGTTACATACGG atATCCAAATGTTAAGAATGTGAGTGATCTGATTTACAAGAAGGGCTATGGAAAGATAGACAACAAAAGAGTTCctttaattgataataatattattgaacaG GCATTAGGGAAGCATGGCATTGTATGTATAGAAGATATTGTGCATGAAGTTGTCAATGCTGGTCCACATTTCAAGGAGATCAGTAGTTTTTTGGGGTCATTTTCACTCAACAAGCCGAAAGAAGGATTGATGGGGAAGAAGGCATTATACATAGATGGGGGAGACACTGGGAATCGTGAGAATCAGATTAATGACTTAATCAATAAGATGAACTAA